CGACGACACCGTCGTGGCGGTGGTCGGCACCGCGCACGGCTGGCTCTACATGCTCTATCTGGCCGCCACGTTCGACCTGTCCCGCCGGGTCGACTGGCCGCTGAAGCGGATGCTGCTGGTGATGCTCGCCGGCACCGTGCCGTTCGTCTCGTTCTACGCCGAGCGCCGGGTCACCCACTGGCTCGCCGCCGAGCAGCAGCCGCGTACCCCGGCGCCGGTGGCCGGCTGACGCCACGGCGGGGCCGACGGCCCGGCAGCACGGTCAGCGGTGCGGCCGCCACGGCGCGGCGCCGGTGAGCGGGTCGTCCCACCCGTCGTGACGGGCCCGCTCGCGGGCCCGCCGCAGCGCCCGGGT
The Micromonospora sp. R77 DNA segment above includes these coding regions:
- a CDS encoding DUF3817 domain-containing protein, with translation MGGAFTRYRVIAWVVGVALVVLVLIGMPLKYVFHDDTVVAVVGTAHGWLYMLYLAATFDLSRRVDWPLKRMLLVMLAGTVPFVSFYAERRVTHWLAAEQQPRTPAPVAG